A window of Komagataella phaffii GS115 chromosome 1, complete sequence contains these coding sequences:
- a CDS encoding Phorphobilinogen deaminase: protein MNQIEQSGPIDCSSLKLGSRKSALAIIQAEIVRQLILKEYPELETKLVSVSTLGDQVQNKALFTFGGKSLWTKELEMLLLESVGGFDQIDMIVHSLKDMPTHLPDEFELGCIIEREDPRDALVVQDGLSYKSLADLPEGAVVGTSSVRRSAQLLKNFPHLKFKSVRGNLQTRLRKLDDPDSEYCCLLLAAAGLIRTGLQHRISMYLNDDVMYHSVGQGALGVEIRKGDQFMKNICEKIGHRTTTLRCLAERALLRYLEGGCSVPIGVSTIYSEDTKELTMNSLVVSCNGRDSVTESMTEVVTTEEQAEDFGERLAQKLIDQGAKRILDEINFNKIKEIKEEGLH from the coding sequence ATGAACCAAATCGAACAGAGCGGACCCATTGATTGCAGTTCCTTGAAATTGGGGTCCCGAAAGTCCGCTCTGGCTATAATCCAGGCAGAAATCGTCCGccaattgatattgaaagaataCCCTGAATTGGAGACGAAGTTGGTCAGTGTGTCCACCCTGGGGGACCAAGTCCAGAATAAAGCACTTTTCACGTTTGGAGGAAAATCTTTGTGGACCAAAGAACTTGagatgttgttgttggagagTGTGGGAGGATTTGACCAAATAGACATGATTGTACACTCGTTGAAAGACATGCCAACTCATTTACCAGACGAATTTGAGCTGGGTTGcattattgaaagagaagacCCTAGAGACGCTTTGGTCGTGCAAGATGGTTTATCTTACAAGTCATTGGCCGACCTTCCAGAGGGAGCTGTGGTCGGTACGTCTTCGGTTAGAAGATCGGCTCAACTACTGAAGAATTTCCCTCATCTGAAATTCAAATCTGTTAGAGGAAACCTTCAGACCAGACTAAGAAAATTAGATGATCCAGATTCCGAGTACTGCTGTCTCCTCCTTGCAGCAGCCGGTTTAATCAGGACAGGCTTACAACACAGAATTTCAATGTATTTGAACGACGATGTGATGTACCACTCCGTCGGACAAGGAGCATTAGGAGTAGAGATCAGAAAAGGTGACCAATTCATGAAAAATATCTGTGAAAAGATTGGGCATAGAACCACCACCCTTCGTTGTCTTGCAGAGAGAGCACTGCTGAGATATCTAGAGGGAGGCTGCTCGGTGCCAATTGGGGTCTCCACTATTTATAGCGAGGATACGAAGGAACTTACCATGAACTCCCTAGTCGTCAGTTGTAACGGTCGTGACTCGGTAACAGAATCAATGACTGAAGTCGTGACTACTGAAGAGCAAGCTGAAGATTTCGGTGAAAGGCTGGCCCAGAAGCTCATAGATCAAGGTGCGAAACGCATTCTTGACGAgatcaacttcaacaagatcaaagagatTAAGGAAGAGGGTTTACATTAA